cttgcaggcgaaggcaggggacatcctggacaggtcgccagtctgtcgcagggccggGGAACATATTGTTGCCTTAAATCAATCTCACTAAGaattaaagccttagtcacatgagCCCGTACATAGGCTGCAGGTCTTTTGGGGTTATCCGGCTCAGTGGAGCGACCGCATCTTAAGGTGAGCGCAGGTGGGTTTTGCGGTTCTCTTGAGGTTCGTACAGCCACGTCGAGGGACGTCACAAAAATGGAACGCACCATTGTTGTAGTTGTGGCAAATGTATTGGGAAATATTCATTAGGCTCATGGAAGTTGCACGCACTTCTGATGTACATGTGATGACGGTGTCCTTAGGCCGCACTCTAGTCGTcagtaaggtgcgagtactggctccCTACTTAGCACtcgcaaatgctgcacacatgaGGTGTACACAGGATACACAAGGAACACAAACTACATTGTCtagtttcctcatttctaacagtcaggcagCACATAAGGAGGCCAGCCCCCACCAGTAAGGGCAGTCGTGACTAAAGTTAAGGAAgtactgataaaaaaaacctgctgcaacATGTAACCAAATCAGTGTTTTGTCACAGTAATTTTTTGTGTGGACTGCATGACAGCTAGTACTTTTATGAATAGTTCAAAGATCCAGATATGACATAGAAAACACAGCTTTTGTCACCATTTTAAGCTCCAGTTCTTATCAGAAAATCATCAGTTTCTTTCCTGCCctgaaaagaagaggaaatgagCGCACTTTTCCCCACTGAAACTCAAAAGAGAGTGCAAAAATATGTGTGAAAAATCACAAATACGCCAAGATtgacaaaaaacagaagtatgttgttgtatttttttcatattagcTCCAAAAATAAGGACGTCTCCACACTAAATGGTTTCTGTTTTCCTTCGCTGCTCGACTCGGTTTCATTTCTGCTTTGGGGAAACGTGGTGGCAGCTGGCACGGCTGCAGGTCACATCCCAAACGTTTTGTAGGCGGCGTGGACGACTGGAGCCATATGGCCCAGAGCATCACGTGACACGCCACTGTTGGATTAGCCACACACACAGATAAACTCCCGGCTCTAAAGCCTGTCTGCTGTTCAAAATAACTACAGCAAAGCTTCACACAAACGCGCCAGGCTTGGCTGCTGAGAGCAGTTCTCTGATTGGGTTATTTAGATTTCTGCTCAACCCTTCTGATTCGTTCTAAACGGTCAGGTAGCTGGAAGTCTCTGCTTGGATCAGTCCAGCTTGTTAGGGTGAAGTCTGTGCTGCCGCCTCGTCTGTCCGTCTACAATGAGTTATGTCCAAAGCTGCCAGACTAATCCCCCAAACCCGGCAGCCTGTATGTTCAACCATGAGACTCATTTTCAGGtacaagtgtttttttccccattatcTGTGTACTAGAAAGACGAATTCTCAAAAAGATCTGATCTAATCCACATCTTTTCTATGCacaaaaaaccttcaaagtTATCCGTCTAATTTagagttatttttaaatgacctGTGCGTATTTAAATTATTGCAAAGCTTTGGTGCAATTTTAATAAAGCTCTACCTCCCTTACAGGTATGCTGGGTTTTTACGTGACCCTACAAACTATTATAGTTGGACCTTTACTGTGAACCAAGAGCTAAATAGCCCGCcttcttctcagccaatcacactCATGTTTTGCCTTTAAACGGGTTGCGGTGTCTGGTCTGGTCTCCAACCGCCATCAGTGTCTAGAGTTTATCCATCTGTGGCCTAAGTTCATCCCAAACACGCAAAAACATTATTGGCTTTTCTGTGACACAAATAAATCACATTCCTAAAATCTCTCCACATTGAAATATAGAtaacaaaacaatgaattaaATAGATTGtttaaattctgatttttttttttactcctgtCAGTATCAAGTTGGGATGGTTTTGTGAGGAAGTGCTTCAGGTCAAACAAATATACTCACACATGTTAAGACAAATGATTGATTTAGAAGAAAGTGTCTGTAACTGTCGGAGAAAATCTCAGAATCTGTTTGGCCCTGAGAGTAAAACCCGGCTGGGCCACATTTAGCAACAACTCTAATCTGCTGTTAGTGGCACTGAAACTTTCACGGCTCTCTGGGGAAATTTTAGAGCAACAACTATCAAACTACCGCCACAATATCTGACTGTTCTTTTTCGGGGAATGCTGGGATGCCTTCACAGCAGGTGTGATGGGAAACGCCTCTTCAAAAATGCTAACATTTGGTTTATCAGTCCAAGGAgcctttttttgtctaaaatctgcaacaacaaaaaaaaaaacagggagcATCGATGCTCGTTAGATTCATTTACGTTAGCAATTGGGAGACATCTTAATTgccatttaagaaaaaaaacaaaatgtgagcATGAGTCTGAATTGCATTAAATCAAGGGGCCCAGACAATCTAGTCTTTTAGGGGTTGGGAAATGGTGAGGAACCATAGACACAGCCTTGGACTGTTCATCACAGGTCATGTTGCTTGAGGTGttgaataaactttattgaccCTCCTCAAATGACAAAAAGCTTCGGGTTAGACTGAGGGAAGGTCGTCATAATGAAGAGTCCATCACATCCCACTCAGTGGCCATGACAAAAACATGAGATAAATGCCGTCTGGGCTCAGGATTAACGTTCCAAACTACTTTGCTTGTTGTGACACAGCTGAGTTTTTCACTGCGCTGCAGCTCCTAAACTAcagtccaaaaaacaaaaaacgcatATTTTTTTAGGTCAAATTATTCCTGTTTTCTTCAATCACTTTCAATTTGGCATTAGAAATCAACGATACATCATaaacgtccccccccccccccccaaaaaaaactcaaactttagggctaaactaaactaaatagaAATCAataataactgatgtttataatAGAAACCAGCTTAGGAGGCCAGACTGTGTTTGTGTCGTTAAAACAGGAACGTTTTCACAATTCTTTAAATATGTATCACCACGTTTTCTTTCTCACATAAACCACGGGGAATTTGCTATGTGTGAAATTTAGTAAATGCTTTAAATGTTGTCATCATAAAGGAAAGTCTTCCTCCGCTCCAACATGACCCGTTTTCCTGTTCAAAAAACTTCAGAATGACCTCCATCTCCCAAACAAACAGCGTCCGTGACATCCTGACATCACAGGACGTCCGATTTCACGTGCACCACAGCTAGAAATCAAACCATCTCTGTTGCACTGCAGCAAGACAACAGTTTATGAgcatttcagcagcagcagcaggtaagTTAAAAGGACGGTCAGTCCCTCATCACCTGAGAATTACCAAAACGTCAGTCTTTCCTTGTGACCTTGAGCTGTGCCTgtgcgtgcatgcatgtgttttTGTGGTCACTGTGGCAACAGTTACCAAGCAGCACGGCGAGCTCCACTGAGCCCCGTGCCGCGCGTGCTGACGATGTGGCGCAGTGATCATGGCGTGCTGCCTTCTGACGCAGCCAGatgggaagaaatgaaaagtctatCATTTTTGTTCGCTCCCTAAAACACaagtttatttctatttttttgaagACCTGCAAAACAGTTCCTCCTAGCAGACACATCAGGATGTACAAAACACAAAGTAGTCGTTGAGAAACACTATAAAAGGTCTTTAAAATAGGGATTATGGGAAAGGAAGTTAAGGTCACTAATTCCTCTAAAATGACTCCCAACTTCCTCAAAGTGATTTGATCAAGTTCCACTTTTTAACGTGCAAATATAGAAAAGGTAAACAGCTTTTAGGTCAACCTATTCAAACCTGTTTTTGTATTGAAATATTGACAATAGTGGAACTTAAGTGTCAAAAAGGTCCATTTCTAAGACCCCTGAGATTCATTTTTATAACTTtgcactgttaaaaaaaggtgtaaTAATAACAATATCAAGATTATACCTTTCTTTTAAACTTGGAGGAGGAATTTGCGATTTTCTATCAACTAGATATACCTTGATGTACTAAAGTGTTTGTTGTtgtacttcatttttttcagtcccACTCCCATCGTCGTTTAAAAGTGGTCCCAGTGGACTTTTATTTAGGATTTTGCCATTTtcaggcaaaatcaaaaaaccttttctagaacatagtttctgcagagcggcaggagttcgtgTTGCCTCCgttgatatcccatcatccctttgtttacagtctctcccgctagcttacatccCCTCAAATCGGACATCCcttcaagctaacattagcggtgcaacagaaTTGGAGCTATCCGGCCGAGCAGTTCAGGTcacaaaacaaagacgttcatggatttgTGTATCCGccagaggatgcatcagaatggagcggagcaggaagactcTAGCTCCGCCCATTTCactttctacgtcacaatggAGAGCTTTCTCAAACGgtactttttcatctgctcctaattcatcGTGATTTAGAAACTCGTCCTGTCCAGAGCTCACAGGAAAATCtctaaagaactcctgctgctctgcagaaacgatgtcctagaaaacgacacaagtgtTTCATTTGGGCTTTAAAATGGCAACATCGTAATTAAAGGaagactttgaaaatggatccaaAGATGATTAAAATATCGACTCACGTGACAGAAATGTTAACTTTACTTACTGATtcaaaactaactttttttaaGCACCTGAATAAAAATCCAAATGACAACCATCCCTAATTTTAACTTAAATAAGCAGATTGTTCTTCGTTTCATCTATTAGCCGTTTGCTAAATTCATAAAGTGCATTGAAGTAGTGTTAGAAATAAATGCCACTTAAATACTAATAGAACCTTATGGGTAAAGCATATTTAAGCTTCATTGTTTCATTacacttaaaaatatttttttgtggaaacCCAACAACACTaagtgtttaaaaaactgcttcttcgtttaccaaaataaaagcacttggCGTTTGCTTGGGTAAGTGAGAGACGGTTGCCGTTGTTGATACTTTGATGATGAAATAAAATGCGTTTTATTTTATCCGTTTGAAAAGTGTATTAGAATACAGACGACATTTTTTCAGAGTCACACTCTTTATGAAACTGTGATATATTGTCTCTGTAACAGTTTCGAGATAAATCGTATTGTAAAACAGATCGTATACGGcatcttttcacctttttcttttgcagattaAAGATCCATTACATAGCATTAAAGCATTGCCTCCTGCTGCTGTGAACAACagtttgtattttctgttttctggttAAATGTCTTCTGTCCAGAGTTAAAGTCAATCAGCTGAGtttaaaaataaccaaaaccTTTTCTGTTTATTCTCAGAGTTTAATATTTGTATTAATGTCTGAATAGAATCCTGTAAATGGCATTGACTGCCGCTGGAGTAAAAATGATGAACAGCTGTTGTTTTAAATGTCAGCGTAAACCATAAAGACTTCCTCTGGAGACCTGAGCCTTTTGTAGAAACGGGAAAGCTGCTCCAATTTCACTGTGAGTTGAGTTTGAACTGTAAGGACATGAAAATGATTTTAGGCAGGTAGCCTGTTTATTACACCTAATAAAGTGGGGCTGTGACTTTATCTGTGAAACCGTCACACCTGAGAGTGACATTTGGCTCTTTATCTCCTAAATATAGGAGGATCACTCATTGacttaaattaaaatagttgctttttttgtttgttttgctgttcTGTGCGTTTACTCAAAAGTCCTAAGATGAAGAACTTTTATTGTATTTCCTAAATTTCATCATATGTGTACTTGTGTGCTTGTTTCCTGCTCAAAAAgtcatattattaaaaaataaaatattaaataaaaaatgttttaagtgtGTTTTTATTAGAATATTTAATAAACCTAAATGAttcattattaataaaaaatcctGAGCTCTGTTTTCTCTATAAAGCTCACATGTATCCATCAGACAATGTTGATGGAGTTTCAGATCAGCATTTTTATGAAGTCAGGAAGGTCAGATCCGTGGAGATCCTCCAACCTGCAGCTTCTTTCTGCTGGATCTCCTGAAACTCCAACAGTTTCagacccatccatccatgaagCGCTGTTCACTCACCGGCATCATGTTGCCTCCTCCCTGCCGCATCCAGACTGCAGCTAAAGTCATCAACAGCCTCCGCCGTTAGATGTCCGCCTCAGAGCcttgagggatttttttttccctccgtAGATTATTTCACCTCCTGACCGACCTGTTGCAGAGATACATACAGCCGGCGGCCCTTCGCCGCTCCGCTGCCCGGTACTGGAGGGGGGGTAAAACCCGCAGAGCGTCCCGGACGGAAGCTCCGAGTGGAGCAGAGACACTGAAATTATGATTCTATAGATAAACagagcagaaacacaaagaggGAGCTGCTCCCCGCTGTGCTGTAATCCCGTACAGCATCCGCCAGCGGAGTGAGCGCGTGCCCGGACCGTTACAAGACCGCGCTCGAGAGAGGCTGCACAACATCCGGTGCATTACTTCAAAACAAGAGCATGAAAACAAGAGTCGTTGTCAACGACAATTCcgaaagtatatatttttttattttttgaatgttcCAAGTTTTACCTGCCTGACTGTAACAAATCATATTAACACTCGTTTTactgtttttgatattttttgttgatttattttccttATGCGTAATAGCTCATACTCTAGTGCTGTTACATGTCATGTTATAAATAATTTGATTCATGTCATAATTTGTGTTTGACAATACGATTCAAAGTTGTTGTtggttcattttttaacaatccaattcactgacctaaaatcgatcgaAGACATCTTTAGCctaaacttcaaccagtgtgactaaATACCTGGAACTAAACATTGCCAGAGacattttccagattccttgtatttcttgcaaaataatcaaattgAATATGTGTTCAAACACATAAATTAATATGAATTAATGACAAATCTATTCACCTTTTAGCCtgatttaaaattatttgattttcacaaacaacaaataaaatagttCGACATAACAAACATAAAGACAACAATAAAGCGCATGGAAAAGGAGTGGGTAGTAGAAAACGTACTTATTCCCACCCCCAATTTCAGATTGAAGCTTAAAAAATCTCTTGCTTGTTGTCTAtaagttttgcctttttttctcttaaaaacaaaacaactttgtgcctttattttgaaatcggAAGTACTATGTTTGACTTCCTGAAAGTGACGCTGAGGGGCGAAATAAACACACGTGGAAAATGAAGCTCCGACTTCGACTTTAAGCACTGTTCCACGTCAGGTAGGATTAACGTAATGTCTCTCACAGAATGCTACAGtttaatgtgttaaaaataataataataaagacgTTTGTGCTCTGTGTCATTTTAAAGGGCTTAAACAAGCTAGCATCGCCGGTGGTATATGGTTAGCTAGCTTCATGGTGGAATCGACAAAATTAAACGTTGGGGAGAGTTGGGGATATAGGCATAGGTTTTTTCTTCCTTGTGTTGAAAGTCTTACGTAGTTTGTTTCCTTTGAAGTTTACCGTCCCAATCAATAGCAATTCATGTATATATGTCGGTGAGTTTCCTAGTTCCTTCGATCTTATTATATCATGGATGAATTTGTGTTTATATGGGACTCAGATATTGAAATAATATAAGGAGCTCCTCCTGGCTGGATGCAGGTGATGCCTTAATTCTAATCCTGAGGAGGTTTGAAAGGCCTGCATGTAGTTTAAAACCCCATTGATTGCTCTGCTCAAATAGACCAACAGTAAGCACCACCAGGTTCTAcaacccagtgtttttcaaccagtgtgccgcggcacactagtgtgccgtgggaaattgccctcattaactgatctaaaaacatttcccatctccaggattttagctctctgttcatccaaacaggccctgataaaacactgaggagttaggaatataaaagatcgtaaaataccttttctttgcgtttattttattttattaaagacattttgataagaatgacgtaccgcgattcagctgcaccttcggctgtattttggaaaagtcccgtgttgggggggttaatcacatgtcatcggtctgaccaatcagaagtggttaaagtcttcacttccttgtcccgatttagctcgtaaagtcgctcagttctaacagaaataccagctaaagctggtattagcggtgtagctttccacagaatccggtatcagaccgtggaacaagtgaacaaaacaacgaagctccgaaaaccgatcttcggccgttttatgcactatatttcccatgatgcattgggttgtgagagtgacagcgcaaaaggagatctgttgttaaacgtcttgaaactaacgaacacacatcaaactgtttttaaatcttctaacttaacttttattgcatcttttagaaaaaaacagctgcagtttccagctttttcggtaacaattatctcaaaaatgcatgtgagattgtgcaggggctgtagatcaatacagactatgagtttctcctttttttaatttttggatgctggtgtgccgcgggatttttttttaaggttaaagtgtgccgtggctcagaaaaggttgaaaaacactgctataaCCAATGCATCAGTTAATTTCTACATTACTTATTTTTTCTAGCACGtcctgttttaaatgttgttaagaaacaaaaaacacgagtaaaatcaagattttattcatgtattttaaataaattaaattattagttgttttttaaaatcttgtaaacAGGCTTAAAACTGCCGCCTGGTTACCAAACTATCACTggactattattattattattattattattattattattatcattattattattattatcattattattaattgTCCAaaggtgtgcatgggtgtgtgattgtgtcactctgacagactggcaacctttCTCCTGCTTTCGCCCACAAggggctgggataggctccagcagccctgttaCCCCAAAACGGTCGAGAACattaatggagaaaaaaattactattttttttgttattattattattattaatattataggCAATTTCAAACATATTTATTATGATCATAAACATAATCCACCCTCAAAAGCTCGTAATTTTGACCTAGAAGCTAAAGTCGGCGacccacaagcttcctgctccgctccattctggtgCTTCATCTTTTAGACAAATTGATCCGTGAACGTccctgttttcctcgtctgagctgcatcCTGGacctaaactgtacggctggatggctctgttattgctcgccatttttgttaggttagggttgtgaagggatgtaagctagcaggagagagtgtaaacaggtggatgatgggaagtgggagtGGGCTTACTCCACTGCAGCAATCCCACCCTcgactcggaggtgaatttccactgaagtcctgctgctctgcagaaactatgtcctagaaaacgaccccgtgttttcttttttttaaatttaggctAAAGTCTGTACAGTCATACtgaaaagaccagtgggaacgctttgaaagcGGATCAAAAGAGGATCCTAGTGGAACTAATTTGACTGAATACTGtcagaaataaaacacagattaaaactttgttttttatgttctgcAGTTTTGTCAGGATTCTTTAAAACGACTTAACAGAAAATGGGAGacaaagtgaaaaagaagacgATTGTGGCGAGCAGCGAGGATGAAGACTCTGACGTGGAGAAGAACTTTGCCCTCCTGACACGCAGACAAGGAGGGCAAGGAGGGATTGAGGAGGGTGACCATCGTgccgaggaagaggaggaagacggTGCAGAAGAAGTTGGAGACGCGAAGGAATCAGAaagtgaagaagaggaggacgaTGGAGTCGACAAAAGTAGAATCGGTAAATCCTTTGAGGAGGACCTGAGTGACGACGATGACAGTCCAGATggcagtgatgatgatgatgatgaagatgatgatgacgatCGTGATGGGGGTGGCAGCAGTGAGATCCGGACAAAAGAAGACGTCAGAAAGGGTGAGGTCATTTACAGTTTCAGCTTGTGGCGCCGCTGGCTCACAACAGCGAGAAAAAACGATCAATATGAATGTagattttcatcatttttcccAGTCGTTGATGAGATGGTGATAcatgtaaacctttttttaaacaaagtaaaaatataagtCTTTGCCTCTGGTTTGTCTGCTTTACGGCGCCTCAGTTTATGATTGAGGTCATTGAAGTttagaaagacttggtgttgaaATTCTAAGAGAAACTTTGTTCACAGAACGACTgacttcaggtttttttttcaccattaGCTTGGAAGATGGAGGGGGACTTTgcttaaagtccccctccgatGAGGGAGGGGGCCTTAGACGTGTACTTGTGGTCTTTTTTCTTacgaaagagaacaaatgtacggtaataaaaaaataatttcatttttgcatttctaagtatttttcattttaaatcgcTGATGTCACAGCGGCCCAGCATTGCACGTGCTCCCTGATCTTCCCCGTCCAGCGTGCACATCATCTCAGGCGCAGCAGAAGAGCAGATGGCACATCGCCGCGCGGCCTGCACGTGTTTTAAGAGCGTCCAAGGCCGGACTTTGTTGTTGTGTCCTCCGCATGTGTGTCGTCTCTCTGAccgagtttgaaggcttgctgtcccaCATTAAGCAcagagggtaaaaataaaaacaagaataaaatcagtAAAATCATTATTGCCTCCATGAAAATAAGTTCAGGCTGGCTCCCCGTCACGCAGCGGCTCTCCGTCTggccgccagctcgcctcccggGAGCCGGCACAGTGATCGGGTCGCTCCAGCTCCATCCGCCCTGCCACAGACGGTCCAGGGTGTAGCGGGACGACTACTGTTGGACAGTTTGGTTCAGACGGGTACCAAATTGCGTGACGCTGCTGCCAGACCTTGGTGCCACACCCGTCCCTTAAATTTCACCGCTGGACCTCAGACGCCGTCTTAAACATCGACTTAACATAGAAACTGTCCGGCTCTGCCTCGTGAATCGCGTTGGGCGTGAACGCAGCTCCAAGCGTCCGTGTGGCCACACGAATGTGGAAAATTCTGTGCGAATAGTCGCTTCATTTCTGccgtttcattttgttttcttttttttttagttgctgCCTAGAAAAACCAGAggctttctttttgtgtttttacttctCTGATGCAGACAGGAACAGAACTCCAGCTTCTGAGatctgttgaaaaaaatgttttgcagacATCACGTTTGGAGCTGAGCTTTACATATTTCCACTCTGCTGAATTGGTGTTTTAACAAAACCAAGCTCAGTGTGGCGataaagagtgtgtgtgtgtgtgtgttgtactAAGCTGATAAAGCTGTGACCAAgacttacttttttctttgacaatgttctttatttttatttttttaaggcgtagatttctgtgtttttatttaaacctcACCTGTTTCAAAGCTGCAGCAAAGAAGATCTCGTGATCAAGCTATTTGTCTTCTCTTAAAACTGTAAATTTACTGTAAATATAAATTTACAAAATGCTGTAATGGataatctgtcattttttgGTGAGTTTGTAAAGTAGGTTTAGGTTTATTTActcttttcaacaaaaaatgaatcTCTGGTGCTTAATGTTATCTTAgaagaagccttttttttgcaatagTGTATGATAAAGTTGATGAAAGCATAACATTAATGAACAGCATGAACAGATGGAGATGCAGCGGCTTTTTGTCTGAGCTTTTATTGCTGACAAATAAGGAAATTTGATGGTTGCTGTTGCGTCAGTTGGCCACCAGATGTCACTGTTATTTGCTAAATTGAAAGTCTGGAATCTTCTTTATTTCACccgtatttttattttcttgtatttaGGGAAGTGTCGTAAAAATggcaaaaggatttttttatgtcacatttgGTAAATCAGTTTCAAATCGCACACATTCCGGTTTAGAATAGAGTTGGAACATTACGTCATGGATCAGAAACAACCATTGTCTCTGTCTTTTTTGCTGCGTTGGCTTTTTAAAATCTTGACGTTTGTGATTTTTGGAGAAGcgggacgtttttttttttgctttgctctATGTGTTCATAAAGGttttaaatgaatcattttaaatccatgttttaagttttaatatTAAAAGCTTTGGGCTTAATGATTGCATGTTTAGCTGGGCATCACttttaaattctgtttatttcagCGGCAAGTCTACTTTTAAAAATTTCATTGCTGGTTAACAAAGTTGgaactcaggaaaaaaaaaacatgagaaataTAATAGAAAATTACcctaaaaagttattttgaggATTTTAAGAATTACATCTTGTGTGTTGAACATCCATGCAAACTttttcactgattttttttatagcgTGTATACAATTTGTAAATGCAGAAAACAGCATTTATGAAGGGAAAACATGACAAAGCACTTTATAAAAATCTTTTAAGTCTTACTGgacaaagaaaagagaaaacacacaTAACACAATTTTAACATCATTTCGGTTGACAATGATGTGGCCCTTCTTTCTTGTCgttttataattaaataaataacttggTGCTTTGGTAAGCTGTCAGAATAATTGTTCTAAGTATTTTGTGCTTTAATATTATCGTTTTCCTCTCAACTAAAACCCACCTTCTTCGTTCTCCCACCAGAACTGTCCACCATGTCTTTTGAGGAAATCCTGAAGCTTCAGAACAAGGTGGGAACCAAAGTTTACAACGAGGTCGCCTACGATGGCGGCGGCGGCAAGAGTCAGAAGAGCAGCAAGAAGAAGCGTCTGAACAAGAACAGGTGAAGGAGTTTCTGTGTTTCCATGGAGACGCATTCAAGGGTGGAGATGAGAACCAACCTACCAAAAGGATATTCTTTAATGTGAAGCATTTTGTGGACTGTTTCAGCTTCTTATGGTGTTTTGGTTACAGTGAGTCCGTGTGATTTCAGGCCCATGGAGATCTCGGCCAAGAAGCCGGCACCTTTCCTGCGGCAGGTCGTCCCGATCAAAAAACCAGTAAGTCAGGAGAACTTGTGGAGGTCACTTCATGATCTTCACCAGTTTGAAGTGAGGTTTGTCTCTGCTTTAGGTGGTCAGAGACCCTCGATTCGATGACCTGTCAGGAGAATATAAACCAGAGATTTATGAGCAAACGTACAAGTTCATCAACGAcatcaaacacagagaaaaggaGGTGAGGCCGCCGTCTGCCGGCTGAACGTACAGATGCGAGCGTCTGTGCCGCCCGGAGCACAAAGAGGAGTTTGAAGATGTTTGTGTgcagatcatccagaagaagctGAAGAAGACGAAGAAGAACAACCAGAAGGAGAAGCTGCAGTTCCTGCTCAAGAGGCTGGTGAGTGTGGGTGGAGTCCGGCGCCGTTTAGCTGTTCTCCTGAGTGTggtgcgttcaagaatgcgctaCACCCCGCGTCATGAACGTGGATTCAGCCGGCGCTGTTCACAGTGGACTCTTGGATTgttcttcttttggttttttactgtttactagtgcttTTCCCGCCACCGATGGTGGGATAAAACTTGATGTGAAAAGTCAAAGTGGTGTAAATCtcgcacatttttattttcacagctctgttcctttAAATTTCGGTCCTGGTGTCATATTAATCCGGCCTGGCACAAGCCGCAGTTATGTATTTCTCCTTGTCTCCATGTCTGCAATGGTTTGTAAATCCGTGTTTTTGATAAGGACGCGACCAACACGTCACTGTCAAATCcgggtccctgattggt
The sequence above is a segment of the Oryzias latipes chromosome 1, ASM223467v1 genome. Coding sequences within it:
- the rrp36 gene encoding ribosomal RNA processing protein 36 homolog encodes the protein MGDKVKKKTIVASSEDEDSDVEKNFALLTRRQGGQGGIEEGDHRAEEEEEDGAEEVGDAKESESEEEEDDGVDKSRIGKSFEEDLSDDDDSPDGSDDDDDEDDDDDRDGGGSSEIRTKEDVRKELSTMSFEEILKLQNKVGTKVYNEVAYDGGGGKSQKSSKKKRLNKNRPMEISAKKPAPFLRQVVPIKKPVVRDPRFDDLSGEYKPEIYEQTYKFINDIKHREKEIIQKKLKKTKKNNQKEKLQFLLKRLENQERARQNREKQRERELQFKREQRERADQGARPFFLKKSDKKKLELAEKYQDLKKSGKLDKFLSKKRKRNAGKDRKKLPKELQGKKAS